One Aegilops tauschii subsp. strangulata cultivar AL8/78 chromosome 7, Aet v6.0, whole genome shotgun sequence genomic window carries:
- the LOC141027527 gene encoding uncharacterized protein encodes MDDGKLTTLTEHITAHGTTVLEVVYTNDPRTVERIIKKYEEWLKEEKNKFVGLDLEYTRKSSYIRQGIAIVQLAMREHVLVYHYCRSERSQALVDFLQRKAVTFTSVDTRNDKTMLARAWIKILDEHHVDLQRLFCIKGGGERDSMGDLSAAIIDPSYKNMKKSFPKEKHQFWDWKPLSPIHLEYAAKDGYVSYELYHRILTIKNGLRHLHQQPMKERLRPRKSNDEGSSSGWKRRKGNSGW; translated from the coding sequence ATGGACGACGGGAAACTAACAACACTCACCGAACACATCACTGCCCATGGTACAACCGTGCTCgaggtggtgtacaccaacgacccaaGGACCGTGGAGCGGATCATCAAAAAGTACGAAGAATGGCTAAAGGAGGAGAAGAACAAGTTCGTCGGCCTCGACCTCGAGTACACACGTAAGAGCAGTTACATACGACAAGGGATCGCCATCGTCCAACTTGCCATGCGCGAGCATGTCCTTGTATACCACTACTGCAGATCCGAGCGCTCCCAGGCGTTAGTTGACTTCCTGCAACGGAAAGCGGTAACTTTCACTAGCGTCGATACCAGGAACGACAAGACCATGCTTGCCCGCGCATGGATCAAAATTCTAGACGAGCACCACGTCGACCTCCAGAGGCTATTCTGCATCAAGGGTGGTGGAGAAAGGGACTCCATGGGTGACCTTTCagcggccatcatcgacccctcaTACAAGAACATGAAGAAATCATTCCCAAAGGAGAAGCACCAGTTCTGGGACTGGAAGCCACTTTCCCCGATACACCTTGAGTATGCGGCAAAGGACGGGTATGTTAGCTACGAGTTGTACCATAGAATCCTAACCATCAAGAACGGGCTACGTCACCTCCACCAACAACCAATGAAAGAAAGACTCCGCCCACGTAAGAGCAATGACGAGGgatcttccagcggctggaagcGCCGGAAGGGAAACAGTGGTTGGTAA